The following are encoded together in the Glycine max cultivar Williams 82 chromosome 8, Glycine_max_v4.0, whole genome shotgun sequence genome:
- the LOC100786754 gene encoding uncharacterized protein isoform X1: MGDSKRWTVTYTKHIKQKRKVYQDGFLELHVSTSKVKLYDECEKLLECRLLKNDEIVTSGETLIFNGYLVDIGDPEGGNKPESDLNVDRKLKNYSRFRTPSDGAKNTKMNEKENVGQVRRPLSPSQKVIREFKKRELLKYGSPKISQETPKTSTEEWFVLYTTQVTQKAKKYHDGFLRLVLRGSSGVQVMLFDTSRKLLDSRFLKKDDVIKSGESIAFDSYLIDIGEQQGSCTPDSNVLADKCTNVKAMKMGRQKTSLKTDTHVNVGKGEWQVLYTTRLTKNTKKYHDGFLHIELCGSFGKQVVLYDLSKRPLERRFLRKDEVIREGESVYFDGHLVEVGEHEGSHHSPVKLNERGTGNNVVERRQLGHGQNGFHNVCPSFAKGKPPSELCPGQDSGLNSLITELEEIKSNRITPPIKPLRDANQILSILQNPNLKPQKSYVTGDRSPNGSHQNIGDRESAATAKSLDIKSSGACSGGSFQFTENVNMSHQSHSQKDAPTNTSETDCDCQPSLTLFGEEFSCESETFGSFDLGF; the protein is encoded by the exons ATGGGGGACTCCAAACGATGGACGGTGACCTACACAAAACACATCAAGCAGAAACGCAAGGTGTATCAGGATGGATTCCTAGAGCTCCACGTTTCCACCAGCAAG GTTAAGCTGTATGATGAGTGCGAGAAATTGTTGGAGTGTCGGCTCTTGAAGAACGACGAAATTGTTACCTCTGGTGAAACGTTGATTTTCAATGGTTACCTTGTTGACATTGGCGATCCCGAGGGAGGCAACAAGCCTGAATCTGATTTGAATGTTGATAGGAAACTCAAGAATTATTCGAGATTCAGGACTCCTTCTG ATGGTGCGAAAAATACCAAAATGAATGAGAAGGAGAATGTTGGACAAGTGCGAAGACCTCTTAGTCCATCACAAAAAGTTATCAGAG AATTTAAGAAGAGAGAACTGCTTAAGTATGGATCACCAAAGATCAGTCAGGAAACACCAAAAACTAGTACTGAAG AATGGTTTGTTCTATACACCACACAAGTGACTCAAAAGGCAAAGAAGTACCATGATGGTTTTTTACGTCTGGTTCTTCGTGGATCCAGCGGGGTGCAG GTTATGCTGTTTGACACAAGCAGGAAACTCTTAGATAGTAGATTCCTTAAGAAAGATGATGTAATAAAATCTGGTGAATCAATTGCATTTGATTCATATTTGATTGACATTGGTGAGCAGCAAGGAAGTTGTACACCGGATTCCAATGTTCTAGCAGACAAGTGTACTAATGTTAAGGCAATGAAGATGGGCAGACAGAAAACTTCTCTCAAAACTGATACCCATGTAAATGTTGGAAAAGGTG AATGGCAGGTCCTATATACTACACGATTAACTAAAAACACCAAGAAATATCATGATGGCTTTTTACACATTGAACTTTGTGGATCTTTTGGGAAGCAG GTTGTTTTGTATGATTTGAGCAAAAGACCTTTAGAACGCAGGTTCCTAAGGAAAGATGAAGTTATAAGGGAAGGTGAATCAGTATATTTTGATGGACATTTAGTAGAAGTAGGAGAACATGAAGGAAGTCATCACTCTCCAGTGAAGTTAAATGAACGAGGGACTGGTAATAATGTTGTTGAAAGGAGACAACTAGGACATGGACAAAATGGCTTCCACAACGTCTGTCCATCTTTTGCTAAAG GAAAACCGCCAAGTGAGCTTTGTCCGGGGCAAGATTCAGGATTGAACTCTCTGATTACCGAGCTAGAAGAGATAAAATCAAACAGGATAACCCCACCAATCAAGCCTTTACGCGATG CCAATCAAATATTGTCCATTTTACAGAATCCTAATCTGAAGCCTCAGAAGAGTTATGTAACAG GAGACCGATCGCCCAATGGGTCTCACCAAAATATTGGGGATAGGGAATCAGCTGCGACTGCGAAATCCCTTGATATTAAGTCTTCCGGAG CATGTAGTGGTGGTAGTTTCCAATTCACCGAGAATGTCAACATGTCCCACCAG TCCCACTCTCAGAAGGATGCCCCGACAAATACGAGTGAGACAGATTGTGATTGTCAACCCAGCCTTACTTTATTTGGTGAGGAGTTCTCGTGTGAAAGCGAAACATTTGGAAGCTTTGACCTTGGATTTTAA
- the LOC100786754 gene encoding uncharacterized protein isoform X2 — translation MGDSKRWTVTYTKHIKQKRKVYQDGFLELHVSTSKVKLYDECEKLLECRLLKNDEIVTSGETLIFNGYLVDIGDPEGGNKPESDLNVDRKLKNYSRFRTPSDGAKNTKMNEKENVGQVRRPLSPSQKVIREFKKRELLKYGSPKISQETPKTSTEEWFVLYTTQVTQKAKKYHDGFLRLVLRGSSGVQVMLFDTSRKLLDSRFLKKDDVIKSGESIAFDSYLIDIGEQQGSCTPDSNVLADKCTNVKAMKMGRQKTSLKTDTHVNVGKEWQVLYTTRLTKNTKKYHDGFLHIELCGSFGKQVVLYDLSKRPLERRFLRKDEVIREGESVYFDGHLVEVGEHEGSHHSPVKLNERGTGNNVVERRQLGHGQNGFHNVCPSFAKGKPPSELCPGQDSGLNSLITELEEIKSNRITPPIKPLRDANQILSILQNPNLKPQKSYVTGDRSPNGSHQNIGDRESAATAKSLDIKSSGACSGGSFQFTENVNMSHQSHSQKDAPTNTSETDCDCQPSLTLFGEEFSCESETFGSFDLGF, via the exons ATGGGGGACTCCAAACGATGGACGGTGACCTACACAAAACACATCAAGCAGAAACGCAAGGTGTATCAGGATGGATTCCTAGAGCTCCACGTTTCCACCAGCAAG GTTAAGCTGTATGATGAGTGCGAGAAATTGTTGGAGTGTCGGCTCTTGAAGAACGACGAAATTGTTACCTCTGGTGAAACGTTGATTTTCAATGGTTACCTTGTTGACATTGGCGATCCCGAGGGAGGCAACAAGCCTGAATCTGATTTGAATGTTGATAGGAAACTCAAGAATTATTCGAGATTCAGGACTCCTTCTG ATGGTGCGAAAAATACCAAAATGAATGAGAAGGAGAATGTTGGACAAGTGCGAAGACCTCTTAGTCCATCACAAAAAGTTATCAGAG AATTTAAGAAGAGAGAACTGCTTAAGTATGGATCACCAAAGATCAGTCAGGAAACACCAAAAACTAGTACTGAAG AATGGTTTGTTCTATACACCACACAAGTGACTCAAAAGGCAAAGAAGTACCATGATGGTTTTTTACGTCTGGTTCTTCGTGGATCCAGCGGGGTGCAG GTTATGCTGTTTGACACAAGCAGGAAACTCTTAGATAGTAGATTCCTTAAGAAAGATGATGTAATAAAATCTGGTGAATCAATTGCATTTGATTCATATTTGATTGACATTGGTGAGCAGCAAGGAAGTTGTACACCGGATTCCAATGTTCTAGCAGACAAGTGTACTAATGTTAAGGCAATGAAGATGGGCAGACAGAAAACTTCTCTCAAAACTGATACCCATGTAAATGTTGGAAAAG AATGGCAGGTCCTATATACTACACGATTAACTAAAAACACCAAGAAATATCATGATGGCTTTTTACACATTGAACTTTGTGGATCTTTTGGGAAGCAG GTTGTTTTGTATGATTTGAGCAAAAGACCTTTAGAACGCAGGTTCCTAAGGAAAGATGAAGTTATAAGGGAAGGTGAATCAGTATATTTTGATGGACATTTAGTAGAAGTAGGAGAACATGAAGGAAGTCATCACTCTCCAGTGAAGTTAAATGAACGAGGGACTGGTAATAATGTTGTTGAAAGGAGACAACTAGGACATGGACAAAATGGCTTCCACAACGTCTGTCCATCTTTTGCTAAAG GAAAACCGCCAAGTGAGCTTTGTCCGGGGCAAGATTCAGGATTGAACTCTCTGATTACCGAGCTAGAAGAGATAAAATCAAACAGGATAACCCCACCAATCAAGCCTTTACGCGATG CCAATCAAATATTGTCCATTTTACAGAATCCTAATCTGAAGCCTCAGAAGAGTTATGTAACAG GAGACCGATCGCCCAATGGGTCTCACCAAAATATTGGGGATAGGGAATCAGCTGCGACTGCGAAATCCCTTGATATTAAGTCTTCCGGAG CATGTAGTGGTGGTAGTTTCCAATTCACCGAGAATGTCAACATGTCCCACCAG TCCCACTCTCAGAAGGATGCCCCGACAAATACGAGTGAGACAGATTGTGATTGTCAACCCAGCCTTACTTTATTTGGTGAGGAGTTCTCGTGTGAAAGCGAAACATTTGGAAGCTTTGACCTTGGATTTTAA
- the LOC100802303 gene encoding bidirectional sugar transporter SWEET4 isoform X1 — MTATDIARTAVGIIGNIISGALFLSPALKKNIQYRPTFVEICKKGSVEQYSAAPYLATLVNCMVWTLYGLPMVHPNSILVVTINGSGCIIELIFVTLFLIYSGGKKRLKVLLWLLLELIFISVLTFITLTKVHTFKKRSAIVGTTCILFNIMMYASPLAIMKLVIKTKSVEYMPFYISLASFGNGVAWTTYSLIRFDKFITIPNGLGTLFAVAQLILYATYYKSTQRQIAARNGNGGVNLSQVVVGRDDQSKPDN; from the exons ATGACTGCAACTGATATTGCTCGAACAGCGGTCGGCATCATAG GAAACATCATCTCGGGCGCTTTGTTCCTGTCCCCAGC attaaaaaaaa atATACAATACAGGCCCACTTTTGTCGAAATATGCAAGAAGGGATCAGTGGAGCAGTACTCGGCAGCACCATACCTAGCAACGCTGGTGAACTGCATGGTTTGGACCCTGTACGGTCTACCCATGGTGCACCCAAATAGCATTTTGGTGGTAACCATCAACGGCTCTGGGTGCATCATTGAGCTTATCTTTGTGACACTCTTCTTGATCTACTCTGGTGGGAAAAAGAGGCTCAAGGTCCTCCTGTGGCTCTTATTGGAACTTATTTTTATCTCTGTTCTCACCTTTATCACTTTAACTAAGGTCCACACCTTCAAGAAACGCTCTGCCATTGTTGGAACCACTTGCATTCTCTTCAACATTATGATGTATGCTTCACCCTTGGCTATCATG AAACTGGTGATCAAGACTAAGAGCGTTGAGTACATGCCCTTTTACATCTCTCTCGCCTCTTTTGGGAATGGTGTGGCTTGGACAACTTATTCTCTCATCCGTTTCGACAAGTTCATAACT ATACCAAATGGGCTTGGGACATTGTTTGCGGTGGCGCAACTGATTCTGTATGCAACCTATTACAAGTCGACTCAGCGGCAGATAGCGGCAAGGAATGGCAACGGGGGGGTGAACTTGTCGCAGGTGGTGGTGGGTAGAGATGACCAATCCAAGCCGGATAATTGA
- the LOC100802303 gene encoding bidirectional sugar transporter SWEET4 isoform X2 → MTATDIARTAVGIIGNIISGALFLSPAPTFVEICKKGSVEQYSAAPYLATLVNCMVWTLYGLPMVHPNSILVVTINGSGCIIELIFVTLFLIYSGGKKRLKVLLWLLLELIFISVLTFITLTKVHTFKKRSAIVGTTCILFNIMMYASPLAIMKLVIKTKSVEYMPFYISLASFGNGVAWTTYSLIRFDKFITIPNGLGTLFAVAQLILYATYYKSTQRQIAARNGNGGVNLSQVVVGRDDQSKPDN, encoded by the exons ATGACTGCAACTGATATTGCTCGAACAGCGGTCGGCATCATAG GAAACATCATCTCGGGCGCTTTGTTCCTGTCCCCAGC GCCCACTTTTGTCGAAATATGCAAGAAGGGATCAGTGGAGCAGTACTCGGCAGCACCATACCTAGCAACGCTGGTGAACTGCATGGTTTGGACCCTGTACGGTCTACCCATGGTGCACCCAAATAGCATTTTGGTGGTAACCATCAACGGCTCTGGGTGCATCATTGAGCTTATCTTTGTGACACTCTTCTTGATCTACTCTGGTGGGAAAAAGAGGCTCAAGGTCCTCCTGTGGCTCTTATTGGAACTTATTTTTATCTCTGTTCTCACCTTTATCACTTTAACTAAGGTCCACACCTTCAAGAAACGCTCTGCCATTGTTGGAACCACTTGCATTCTCTTCAACATTATGATGTATGCTTCACCCTTGGCTATCATG AAACTGGTGATCAAGACTAAGAGCGTTGAGTACATGCCCTTTTACATCTCTCTCGCCTCTTTTGGGAATGGTGTGGCTTGGACAACTTATTCTCTCATCCGTTTCGACAAGTTCATAACT ATACCAAATGGGCTTGGGACATTGTTTGCGGTGGCGCAACTGATTCTGTATGCAACCTATTACAAGTCGACTCAGCGGCAGATAGCGGCAAGGAATGGCAACGGGGGGGTGAACTTGTCGCAGGTGGTGGTGGGTAGAGATGACCAATCCAAGCCGGATAATTGA
- the LOC102661069 gene encoding uncharacterized protein yields the protein MESSNVKNKSGGKRKMSSEDTRSYFAWNLEMERVLADVLRDQRNLGNKGDGNWKAVAYSTAAQILSKRFGVHLMADNVKNRFKLWRTWYGIVSDILSQSGFDWDSTKYMITVENEIAWNEYVKSHEEAKRFRFKVIPNWDDIVDLCAKDRATGLGAENALDADDIMSKETNEEEAIHSVSFDLEGSSSATRKNIRPSKSGEKEGMISSMKEVAESLKEFVEVTKKKMENKKKMEIKEAQEVVHEVVSELDNIPNFNGALRHRAIDWLTENLIKFAIIKALPLDEKEDYILSFMP from the exons ATGGAATCAAGCAATGTGAAGAACAAGTCAGGTGGAAAAAGAAAGATGTCTAGTGAGGACACAAGAAGTTACTTCGCATGGAACTTGGAAATGGAACGTGTGCTAGCTGATGTGCTTAGAGATCAAAGAAATTTGGGCAATAAAGGTGATGGAAATTGGAAAGCAGTAGCATACAGTACTGCAGCTCAAATTTTGTCCAAGCGTTTTGGAGTTCACCTCATGGCAGATAATGTTAAGAATCGTTTTAAGCTTTGGAGAACATGGTATGGAATTGTGAGTGACATTCTTAGTCAAAGTGGATTTGACTGGGATAGCACAAAGTACATGATTACcgttgaaaatgaaattgcatggAATGAATATGTTAAG tCACATGAAGAGGCCAAACGATTTCGATTCAAAGTCATTCCTAATTGGGATGATATTGTTGACCTATGTGCAAAGGATAGAGCTACTGGACTCGGAGCAGAAAATGCATTAGATGCAGATGATATCAtgagcaaagaaacaaatgaagaGGAAGCAATTCATAGTGTGAGTTTTGACTTAGAGGGATCAAGTTCTGCCACGAGAAAAAACATTCGCCCAAGTAAGAGTGGAGAGAAAGAAGGGATGATTTCCTCAATGAAAGAAGTAGCCGAGTCATTGAAAGAATTTGTTGAAGTGACTAAGAAGAAGATggagaacaaaaaaaagatgGAGATAAAAGAAGCTCAAGAAGTGGTACATGAAGTGGTGAGTGAGCTAGATAATATACCTAATTTTAATGGTGCACTTAGACATAGAGCAATTGATTGGTTGACAGAAAATCTCATTAAGTTTGCGATTATAAAAGCTCTTCCATTAGATGAGAAAGAGGATTACATCTTATCTTTTATGCCTTGA
- the LOC121172646 gene encoding uncharacterized protein, translating into MESSIVNASATSRKRRRDEEEEEELEQIFFIIVSVVTMLLGALTWYHDKYFVKEPARNLELERHSFLNRLYRGTETDCIEQLRVSKKAFFKLCRILQEKGQLVKTKNVPIDEAVAMFLHILAHNLKYRVVHFSYCRSMETISRQFKNVLRAIMKVSKEYLKFYEYNLEGSVENKWRWFKNSIGALDGIHIPVTVSAEDRPRYCNRKGDISTNVLGVCGPDLRFIYVLPGWEGSAGDSRVLRDALRHQNCLHIPNGKYFLVDAGYTNGPGFTNNIGDEVTTIQATEEWTRFRDTLAMNMFATYQIRRNFD; encoded by the exons ATGGAAAGTAGTATAGTTAATGCTTCGgctacttcaagaaaacgtAGAAGAgatgaagaggaggaagaagaacttgaacaaatatttttcattattgttaGTGTTGTCACTATGCTTTTGGGTGCACTGACTTGGTATCATGACAAGTATTTTGTTAAGGAACCTGCCCGAAATTTGGAATTAGAAAGGCATAGTTTCCTCAATCGTCTATACAGGGGAACAGAAACTGATTGCATTGAACAATTAAGGGTCAGTAAAAAGGCATTTTTTAAGCTTTGTAGAATTTTACAAGAGAAAGGGCAAttggtaaaaacaaaaaatgttccTATAGATGAAGCTGTGGCAATGTTTTTGCATATCCTTGCTCACAACCTAAAGTATAGAGTTGTGCACTTTAGTTATTGTAGATCCATGGAAACAATTAGTAGGCAATTCAAGAATGTCCTGCGAGCTATAATGAAAGTAAGCAAAGAATATTTGAAGTTCTATGAGTATAATCTAGAGGGCTCGGTGGAAAACAAATGGAGATGGTTTAAG AATTCGATTGGAGCACTTGATGGGATACATATTCCAGTAACAGTTTCTGCAGAAGATAGACCTAGATATTGTAATAGAAAGGGTGATATCTCTACAAATGTTTTAGGAGTTTGTGGTCCAGATTTAAGGTTTATATATGTGTTGCCCGGGTGGGAAGGGTCAGCAGGAGATTCTCGAGTATTGCGAGATGCTTTGCGTCATCAAAATTGTCTCCATATACCAAATG gtaaatattttcttgtGGATGCGGGGTATACAAATGGCCCTGGAT TCACAAATAATATTGGAGATGAAGTCACAACTATCCAAGCAACTGAGGAATGGACAAGATTCCGTGATACTTTAGCAATGAATATGTTTGCCACCTATCAAATAAGAAGAAACTTTGATTAG
- the LOC100815100 gene encoding protein KINESIN LIGHT CHAIN-RELATED 1 produces the protein MPGLVSDAQPLGISVPDTPRQSQRTPSPLPKKPPSPSPSRSSKKKTPETPPLLSDASLDNPDLGPFLLKLARDTIASGDGPSKALDFAIRASKSFERCAVEGEPSLDLAMSLHVLAAIYCSLGRFDEAVPVLERAIQVPDVERGADHALAAFSGYMQLGDTFSMLGQVDRSISCYDQGLQIQIQALGDSDPRVGETCRYLAEANVQAMQFDKAEDLCKKTLEIHRAHSEPASLEEAADRRLMALICEAKGDYESALEHLVLASMAMIANGQDNEVASIDVSIGNIYMSLCRFDEAIFSYQKALTVFKSAKGENHPSVASVFVRLADLYHRTGKLRESKSYCENALRIYSKPVPGTTAEEIAGGLTEISAVFESVDEPEEALKLLNRAMKLLEDKPGQQSTIAGIEARMGVMYYMIGRYEDSRNSFESAVAKLRASGERKSAFFGVVLNQMGLACVQLFKIDEAAELFEEARGILEQECGPCHQDTLGVYSNLAATYDAMGRVGDAIEILEYVLKLREEKLGIANPDFEDEKRRLAELLKEAGKTRDRKAKSLENLIDPGSKRTKKEGAKRWPGLGFRI, from the exons ATGCCAGGTCTCGTATCGGACGCCCAACCCCTCGGAATCTCCGTCCCGGACACACCCAGGCAATCCCAGAGAACCCCTTCTCCACTCCCCAAAAAACCACCCAGCCCATCTCCTTCTCGCTCCTCCAAAAAGAAAACTCCTGAAACCCCTCCGCTTCTCTCTGATGCCTCTCTCGACAACCCGGATCTCGGCCCATTCCTCCTTAAGTTGGCCCGCGACACCATTGCCTCGGGCGATGGGCCCTCCAAGGCCCTCGACTTCGCCATCCGGGCCTCCAAGTCCTTCGAGCGCTGCGCCGTCGAGGGCGAGCCCAGCCTCGACCTCGCCATGAGCCTCCACGTCCTCGCCGCCATCTACTGCAGCCTCGGACGCTTCGACGAAGCCGTCCCCGTCCTCGAACGCGCTATCCAAGTCCCCGACGTCGAACGCGGCGCCGATCACGCCCTCGCCGCCTTCTCCGGCTACATGCAGCTCGGCGACACCTTCTCCATGCTCGGCCAGGTCGACAGATCCATCTCCTGCTACGACCAAGGCCTCCAGATCCAGATCCAAGCCCTCGGCGACTCCGATCCCCGCGTCGGTGAAACTTGCCG ATACTTAGCGGAGGCAAATGTGCAAGCAATGCAGTTTGATAAAGCAGAGGATCTGTGTAAGAAGACGTTGGAGATTCATCGCGCACATAGTGAACCAGCTTCGCTTGAGGAAGCTGCAGATAGGAGGCTGATGGCACTGATTTGTGAGGCAAAGGGAGATTATGAATCGGCGTTGGAGCATCTTGTGCTTGCTAGCATGGCCATGATTGCAAATGGTCAAGATAATGAGGTTGCATCAATTGATGTTAGCATTGGGAACATTTACATGTCGCTTTGTCGTTTTGACGAGGCGATTTTCTCATACCAGAAGGCGCTTACGGTGTTTAAGTCTGCCAAGGGTGAGAACCACCCTTCTGTTGCCTCTGTTTTTGTGAGGCTTGCTGATTTGTACCACAGGACTGGTAAGCTTCGCGAGTCAAAGTCTTACTGTGAGAATGCTCTTAGGATTTACTCAAAGCCTGTTCCGGGGACCACCGCAGAGGAGATTGCCGGTGGCTTGACAGAGATTTCAGCAGTTTTTGAATCTGTCGATGAGCCGGAGGAGGCGCTGAAGCTGTTGAACAGGGCAATGAAGTTGTTGGAGGATAAGCCAGGGCAGCAGAGCACTATTGCGGGGATTGAGGCACGAATGGGAGTGATGTATTACATGATTGGGAGGTATGAGGACTCAAGGAACTCGTTTGAGAGTGCTGTGGCGAAACTCAGGGCTAGTGGGGAGAGAAAGAGTGCCTTCTTTGGAGTTGTTTTGAACCAGATGGGGTTGGCATGTGTTCAACTGTTCAAGATTGATGAGGCTGCTGAGTTGTTTGAAGAAGCTAGGGGAATTCTTGAACAGGAGTGTGGCCCATGTCATCAGGATACTCTTGGGGTGTACAGCAACCTTGCAGCTACATATGATGCTATGGGAAG AGTGGGAGATGCGATTGAAATCTTAGAATATGTTCTCAAGCTGAGGGAGGAAAAGCTTGGGATAGCAAATCCTGATTTTGAAGATGAGAAGCGTCGTCTGGCAGAGCTTCTGAAAGAAGCAGGCAAGACACGGGACAGAAAAGCAAAATCTCTGGAAAACCTTATTGATCCTGGCTCAAAGCGGACGAAGAAGGAGGGGGCAAAGAGGTGGCCTGGTTTGGGGTTTAGAATTTAA